The Coffea arabica cultivar ET-39 chromosome 8e, Coffea Arabica ET-39 HiFi, whole genome shotgun sequence genome window below encodes:
- the LOC113704650 gene encoding zinc finger BED domain-containing protein RICESLEEPER 2-like — protein MYSPLNSHQGSSSSPAMEQLNEVVDQELDIEENPDEMTEDELEIIEEHDNEGGGVGEQKGDGGNEEPAMPFEKKQRKKKSTVWDDMKIVKLDNGIEKVQCNHCKELFAKSITGATSQHKRHLNACLQKKMAMGEQNRMKQQVLSFTEGPSDGITSITNFSYDHAKVRELASHMVLAHEYAFSMMDHVVFNKFMKVVSPFYKKITRQTVKEDCISTYQLEKRKLKSVLKSASRVSITTDLWKSGQKIQYMVVTGHFVDSDWALQKRVLNFCNVPPPHTGVIIADALSKCFIDWGIENKISSITVDNASYNDACVRRLREDFSLRKRLSIAGKIFHVRCCAHILNLLVQDGLNQLGDVIDTVREGIKYLNNSEGRLNQFAKIAKQLQLPSRKLILDCPTRWNSTYLMLASALDFKDVFPRYEDIDPGFHYVPSDYEWLQVEEVCRFLGIFHEITDMISGSDYPTSNIFLVELYRIKELLNEKALDISDQIRTMSLSMSVKFDKYWGETNVLLSLGAIVDPRYKMVLIYHAFPIIYGEEEAAVKIDEIKQLLYELYNEYVDTHFSSLAGEQPRQSVKQEC, from the exons TGACAATGAAGGAGGAGGAGTAGGAGAGCAAAAAGGTGATGGTGGAAATGAAGAACCAGCAATGCCCTTTGagaaaaagcaaaggaaaaagaaatcaacGGTGTGGGACGATATGAAAATTGTGAAGTTAGACAATGGAATAGAAAAGGTGCAATGCAATCATTGTAAGGAGTTATTTGCCAAGAGTATAACTGGAGCTACATCTCAACACAAGCGTCATCTAAATGCATGTTTACAAAAGAAGATGGCAATGGGAGAGCAAAATAGGATGAAACAGCAAGTGTTGTCTTTTACCGAAGGGCCATCCGATGGAATTACTTCGATCACAAATTTTTCATATGACCATGCCAAGGTACGGGAGCTTGCTTCTCATATGGTGCTTGCACATGAATACGCATTTTCTATGATGGATCATGTTGTATTCAATAAATTTATGAAAGTTGTGTCCCCATTTTATAAAAAGATTACCCGGCAAACTGTCAAAGAGGATTGCATTTCTACTTATCAACTTgaaaaaagaaagctgaaatCTGTATTAAAGAGTGCTAGTCGAGTTAGCATAACTACAGATTTATGGAAATCTGgtcaaaaaattcaatatatGGTTGTAACAGGGCATTTTGTTGATTCTGATTGGGCGTTACAAAAACGTGTGTTGAATTTTTGTAATGTGCCACCTCCTCATACGGGAGTAATTATTGCTGATGCTTTGAGTAAATGTTTTATTGATTGGGGGATCGagaataaaatttccagcatCACGGTAGACAATGCTTCTTATAATGATGCTTGTGTTAGGAGACTTAGGGAGGATTTTTCTCTAAGAAAGAGGTTAAGTATTGCTGGAAAAATTTTTCATGTGAGGTGTTGTGCACATATACTTAATCTTTTAGTGCAAGATGGCCTCAATCAACTAGGTGATGTGATTGATACTGTTAGAGAGGGGATCAAGTACTTGAACAACTCTGAGGGTCGCCTAAATCAATTTGCCAAAATTGCGAAACAGCTACAGTTGCCCTCTAGGAAATTGATTCTAGATTGTCCAACTAGATGGAATAGCACATATCTCATGTTGGCTTCGGCTTTAGACTTCAAGGACGTTTTCCCAAGATATGAGGACATTGACCCGGGGTTTCACTATGTTCCAAGTGATTACGAGTGGTTGCAAGTAGAAGAAGTGTGtcgatttttgggtatttttcaTGAGATCACTGACATGATTTCTGGATCCGACTATCCAACTTCTAACATCTTTCTTGTGGAGCTTTATAGGATTAAAGAGCTTTTAAATGAAAAAGCTCTTGATATTTCTGATCAAATTAGGACCATGTCTTTGAGCATGTCAGTAAAATTTGACAAATATTGGGGAGAAACCAATGTGTTGCTTTCGTTAGGTGCTATTGTTGATCCAAGGTACAAAATGGTACTCATTTATCATGCTTTTCCGATTATTTATGGTGAGGAAGAAGCTGCTgtgaaaattgatgaaattaaacAGCTTCTTTATGAGCTTTACAATGAATATGTTGATACTCACTTCTCCTCCCTTGCCGGGGAACAACCGAGGCAGTCGGTAAAGC AGGAATGTTAa